One Glycine max cultivar Williams 82 chromosome 3, Glycine_max_v4.0, whole genome shotgun sequence DNA window includes the following coding sequences:
- the LOC100781692 gene encoding autophagy-related protein 18a → MATLSACASPPWPNPDSPNSNPNPNFLPDQSQTLDFDSLMPPQPESPPPNHHHSPDASPPESSPSPPPPSILYLSFNQDQACFAAAADNGFRIYNCDPFRELFRREFDGGGIGHVEMLFRCNILALVGGGPNPQYPPNKVMIWDDHQGRCIGELSFRAAVRGVRLRRDRIIVVVEQKIFVYNFADLKLVQQIETVPNPKGLCAVSQLSDSLVLACPGLHKGQIRVEHYAQKKTKFISAHDSRIACFALTLDGQLIATASTKGTLIRIFDTDHGTLLQEVRRGANAAEIYSLAFSSTAQWLAVSSDKGTVHVFSLKVNSSIPEQEKSQSSSNSDAAITPSSSSRSFIKLKGVLPKYFNSEWSVAQFHLQEGSHYTVAFGLQKNTVIILGMDGSFYRCQFDPVHGGEMTQLEYHNFLKPEPETAL, encoded by the exons ATGGCCACCCTCTCCGCATGCGCTTCTCCTCCATGGCCAAACCCTGATTCTCCCAATTCAAATCCAAACCCTAATTTCCTCCCCGACCAATCTCAAACCCTCGACTTCGACTCCCTCATGCCTCCGCAACCCGAATCCCCACCGCCCAACCATCACCACTCCCCCGACGCCTCTCCACCGGAATCCTCCCCGTCGCCGCCGCCTCCGTCGATCCTCTACCTCTCCTTCAACCAGGACCAGGCCTGCTTCGCCGCCGCCGCCGACAACGGCTTCCGCATCTACAACTGCGACCCCTTCCGCGAGCTCTTCCGGCGCGAGTTCGACGGCGGCGGGATCGGCCACGTGGAGATGCTCTTCCGCTGCAACATCCTCGCCCTCGTCGGCGGCGGGCCTAACCCTCAGTACCCGCCCAACAAGGTCATGATCTGGGACGACCACCAGGGCCGCTGCATCGGCGAGCTCTCATTCCGCGCCGCCGTGCGCGGTGTCCGCCTCCGCCGCGACCGCATCATCGTCGTCGTCGAACAGAAGATCTTCGTCTACAACTTCGCGGACCTCAAGCTCGTGCAGCAGATTGAGACCGTTCCAAACCCTAAGGGGCTCTGCGCGGTTTCGCAGCTGTCCGATTCTCTCGTTCTCGCGTGCCCCGGTTTGCACAAGGGTCAGATTCGCGTGGAGCACTACGCGCAGAAGAAGACCAAGTTCATCTCAGCGCATGATTCCAGAATCGCTTGCTTCGCTCTCACGCTTGATGGACAGTTAATCGCCACCGCCAGCACCAAGGGTACGCTGATTCGGATTTTTGACACTGATCATGGCACGCTTCTTCAGGAA GTGAGAAGAGGTGCGAATGCTGCTGAGATCTATAGTTTGGCATTCTCTTCTACTGCTCAGTGGCTAGCAGTCTCAAGTGACAAGGGTACTGTCCATGTATTCAGCCTCAAGGTTAATTCTAGCATCCCCGAGCAGGAAAAGTCACAAAGTTCATCCAATTCAGATGCTGCCATTACCCCATCTAGCTCTTCTCGCTCCTTCATTaaattgaaag GGGTGTTGCCCAAGTACTTCAATTCTGAGTGGTCAGTTGCTCAGTTTCACTTACAAGAGGGCTCTCATTACACAGTTGCATTTGGTCTCCAAAAGAATACAGTCATTATTCTTGGTATGGATGGAAG CTTCTATAGATGCCAATTTGATCCAGTACATGGAGGGGAGATGACTCAGCTGGAATATCATAACTTTTTAAAGCCAGAACCAGAAACAGCCTTGTGA